TCAACCGCAGGCATACTGGAAGACGATATCGACATTCTTTTGGATCCCGCCCGGGTTTGCGAAATAGGGGGAACACGGTTGTACACCAACCTTTCAAACCTGGTTGACAAGGACGAAGAGGTGTTTTCAAACAACGACAACGGATACTTTTTAATCGGGGGTTCGGGCAAGCTTACCAACAGCGGTTACGGATACTTCGGGGCCTTGTACGACCGTTATCAGGATAAGAACATCGACTCGACGGAAAGCACCACCACCACCTACCGAGATATCGACATGAACGGCAGCTACGACGAGCAGAGCATGGTCAACGATCAGTCCATAGTCAGCCGGGAAGAATTCGACAACCACTGGTATCTGGCATACAATAAGGAGCTGGGAGACAAAAAAATAGGCCTGGCCTACTACCGCAATGAGGAAAGTTATTTCTACCGCCTTTTCAACAGCTACCAGCAGGAGGACAACAACTATGTCACCGGCCTGCTGTACACCTATAACGGCGAGGGCCAATACAACGACAGCTCAAAAGTTTCCGAGAACGCCATTCTGGGTTCTTTCTGGATGCCGTTCGGCCCCAAGGTGGACCTGAACCTGGGAGGTTTGGCAGGCTTTCTTTCCACCAAATACGGCTACCACTACGAAGGCACTTCCACCGAGGACAACAGCCCGGCAGACACCCGGATAGACGATGTTAACACCAATGAGCACGCGCAGTATGCCAGGCCGTATTCCGGCACAAAGTTCTTTGTTTGGGCCGGCGGCCGCTATAAATGGAGCGACAATGTCAAGACCGAGGGCTTTGCCCGGATGGGCATGATCTCGCAGAAGACCACCAGCGACGCCATGGGGACCTACGAATACAGCCAGGTGACCAGAATAACCTTTGGCACCGATCTGATTCAGGACACCCAGAATAGAAATATCGATATCGGCCTGACCGGGGACGCTGCCGCTAGCGGTTTTGAACTCTTCGCCCGCACCGTGGCCAAGCTGGACGAAAAGGTAAGTTTTGGCATGGGCCTCAACTTCTCCACCTACGGCTGGGAGGACAATTTCACCAGCGACAGCTTGGTTGCCAATCAATACTCTTACAACGACGGCGACAACCAGCTGCTTGATCCCGACGACTCTGTGACCGTGGAAAACTACTCCACCGCCATAGATTACAAGACCACCGGCAGCTATACTACCCTGGGGATCCCGGTGGGCTTGGAATTCAAAGTGGCCAACCCGGTGGTGATAAGGCTGGGAGCCCGTTACGACCTGGGCTGGGATGATTCTACCCGCACGCGCGCGATATCCAGCTATTCGGCGCTGCACCGCCGGACGGTCACCGGAGACAGCGTAATCACCGAGAGCATCTCGCCCAACCCCAACACCCTGGAGAATGGGACCAGCGCCAGCGCCTACACAAAAACCAGCCAAACTTCTTTTAGCTATGGCGCCGGCTGGAGCATCAGCGAGCACCTGAAGATAGACTTGATGGGGTTTGCCAACCTGACCAATCTCAGCGGCTGGAAACTATCGGCCACCATGAAATTCTAATTCATCAAACATAAATATTTAGGAGAATATTGAAATGAAAAACAGAAAAATACTCATAGGGTTGGCAAGCCTTTTGGCGGTGGCATTATTCTTGGGCGCGGGGTGCGGTAAAAAAGATAATCCGCTGGAGGTCAGCACCGCCGGGCTAAACACCGCCAAGGCTGGCAATCTGCCTGCGGTTTCGTCGGTTGTTATAAAAACCGCAAATGGGGATACCACAGTACAGGTAGAAATAACCTTTGATAACTACATGAATAGCGCTACCATTGACAGCAACAATATCAAGGTTTATGACGCCTGTCATTATCAAACCATGGGCGCTAAGTCCGGCAAAGTAAGCTACGATGCCGTGGCTAAGATGGCAATATTCAAGCCGAACACCGGAGGGTTTGCCTTTGATCATGCCTATTTGCTGGTTATTTCCGCCAATGTCACCAACAAAGATGGAGCGCATTTAGATGGCAACGGAAACGGAACATACGACGGAACACCCTATGATGATAAGCTGTATGCCTTTCAAATAGGCAGCGGCCCTTTGGATAGCGTGAGAACTACTCCGCCAACCGTTTCATCCACCACACCTGCGGATGGGCAGCGAGTTGCGATGTCTACTCAAATAATTACAGTTAATTTTAGCAACGGCCCGATGGATACCTTATTATTAAAGCCACTATCCAATTATTCGTTAAAACGTACCGACAATAACACCACGGTGCCCCTGTATCTAAGGGGAGTGACCGCGGGCTCGGTGTCGTTGGGCATAAACATTCCCAGCGATTCGTTGGTGGTGGCCGGAGCCAAGTACGAATTTAGGATTTTGGGGAATACGCTCAAGGCCACGGCAGATACAACGGGAGTGGATTCCTACCTGCTTAAATTAGATACCGATGAAAATGGCGCTAAAGCGGTTGAGCCGGACTATATCGTAAAATTTGAACCGGCCGATACCACAACTGCTGAAAAATATACCTATCCGCAGGTTAACACTTATGCCAATGCCGGCGATTATTACCGGATGACCTTCACCAAGAAGATGGACATCAGCACCTTCACCACGGCCAACATAATGTTCATGGACGGCTCCGGCTACCTGCCGGGAGAGATCGTGCCGGACCTGGATTCCATAGGATTTAGGTATTACTATAAAAGGACGGTGTCGGGAACGGTTGCTCCGTATGTCCATATGGAAACTGCCGATAAATTTGGGAACCTGCTGGACGGGAACAACAACGGCATCGGCGGGGAGGAAGGCCTGGACAACTGGCCGGGAGTCTCCCCGAGCCTCAAACTCATCTACCCCCAGGATGGAGCCAGCGGGGTGACCAACCCGGTAACGTTTAAGTGGAGTTGCAATCTGACGGACGTTTATTATTACGATGTTGCTGTGAGATACAGCGATGACGGGGGAATGAACTGGTATCTGGAGCAGTGGTTCTTCACTTACCATCCTATCACCCAGTATACCACCATCGTTTCTTCGCACGGCAGGTATGCTTGGATTGTTTATGCCTATGATTCGTATTATAATTACATCGACTCTCAGATAGCCTTTTTTACGATGTAGCAAGACTCGTCTGCATGAAGAGTATAGGCAAAAAAGGAAAGACCTTAAACCCAGGAGATACAAGAACCACTTTTGTAAAGGTCGAAACTTTTTAAATCTAATAAACACGGCCTGTCAACCGCCCCGTTTTTAGGGAAACGGGGCGGTTTGCTATTTACAACCGGCAAAAAATATGCGATAATTAAACATAAGGGTTATTCCATTCCCTTGGGTAAGACAAGATTTTCATGATTATAAAATTAGAAATAATCTCGTAAATCATGTTAATCCTGTCAAATATTCGGAGCCTGTTTAATTGGTGATGAAAAGGGTCATTCTTATAGTTTTGGACGGCTGCGGGGTGGGCGAACTGCCTGACGCCACCGATTTCGGAGACCAGGGCAGCAACACACTGGGCAATATTTCCCGGGCGATCCCCGGCGGGCTGGCTCTGCCAAATTTGCAGGCTTTGGGGCTTGGCAATATAACAGAGATCCATGGCCTCCCCCCAAATCCATCGTCCAAAGGCTGCTGGGGAAAACTAACCGAACGCTCCCCTGGCAAGGACTCCACCTTTGGGCACTGGGAGATAGCCGGCCTGGTCGCCGAAAAGCCCTTGCCCACCTATCCTCATGGGTTCCCCAAGGAAGTCATTGAGCCTTTCAAAAAAGCCATCGGGCGAAACATCCTGGCCAACAAAGTGGCCTCCGGCACCGAGATCATCAAAGATCTGGGCGATGAGCATGTCAAAACAGGCCTTCCCATCGTCTATACCTCGGCCGACAGCGTTTTCCAAATCACCTGCCACGAGGACATAGTGCCCCTGGAACAGCTTTACGACTGGTGCCAGAAAGCCCGGGAACTGCTGACCGGCGAACATGCAGTAGGGCGGGTCATCGCCCGGCCGTTTACCGGCGTTTCCGGCAATTACCAGCGGGCGGGCGGCCACCGAAGGGATCTTTCCCTGAAACCTCCAAGGCCCACGGCGCTGGATCTCATAAAAAACAGCGGCTGCCAGGTGATAGGGGTGGGCAAGATCCACGATCTTTTTTCCGGACAGGGTTTGAGCCAAAGCATTCACACCGACGACAATCAGGACGGGATGCAAACGATACTTAAAACCCTGCCGGAATTTTTCCGCGGCCTACTGATGGCCAACCTGGTGGATTTTGACATGAGCTGGGGCCACCGCAACGATGTTCAGGGGTTCTATCAGGGCTTAAAGGATTTCGATGTCTGGCTTCCCGGCCTGTTAAAGGCCCTGACCGGCGGCGACATTCTCATGATTACCGCCGACCACGGCAACGACCCCACCACGCCCTCCACCGACCATTCGCGGGAATACACGCCCCTGCTGGTCTTTGGCCCGGGGATCAAAAGCGGGATAGACCTGGGAACCAGAAAAAGCTTTGCGGACATCGCGGCCACGCTGGCTGAGATTTTCGACATCAAAGACACCGGACAAGGGGCGAGTTTCTTAAAACAGATCACGATATAGTTGCTGTTAGGGTTTAGGGGGTAGCAGTTAGTATGGGAAAAAGTTATAAGGATTTGATTGTCTGGCAAAAGTCATATGCGTTATGTCTTTTGGTATATGAAAACCACCAAGGCCTATCCAAAGAGCGAATAGTATGGCTTGATAAATCAATTAAGAAGGTGGGCGGTATCCATCCCATCGAATATCTCCGAAGGTTATAACAGACAACGCCGGGGCGAAGATCTGCAATTTCTTTCCATTGCCTATGGATCGGCGGCCGAATTGGAAACCCAAATACTACTCTCAAAAGACTTGCATTATTGCACTATAGTTTTGCCCTTTTTAAGATAAATACATTGAAAACATAAAGGCTCTTGCCTTATCATTAATGGAGAAAACAGAGAAATCATTAACTCCAAATTTAAAAGGAGATCCCCATGAAACGATTATTGTCATTGGTAAGCGCCGTGCTGTTGGCAACAGCGATGCCAGCCTTGGCGGCAGTTTATGCTTGGAACGGAGCGGGGGGCGACCTTCTCTGGACCAACGCCAATAACTGGACGCCGGCCCGCAGCGCGCCAAATGTCGGGGACACCATATCATTCGCCAACGGCAAGTCGGACACTGTCACCGGCATTCCCACCCAGACCATCAGCACCCTGATGGTGGGCGCCCTAACCGCAGTGCATCTGCAATCGGAGGCCGGGGCCCGCAAGACCCTGACGGTGGGGGATTCCCTGTGCTTGGCGGTCAGGTGCCAGCTGAACCTGAACGGCGCCGCCGACACCATGACCATCTTCGTGGCCGCCGGCGGTGTGGGTCAGATCAACGGTTCTATGACCTTCTCCGGGATGGCCCACAAGCTGAACGCCAGCGACGCCGGCGCGATCCAGTTCAATATTGGTTCGACATTCGCCCAGAACTGCGCCAGCAGCGTCTTTACGAACTCCGGCACGGCCAATGCGATAGTCTTCAATGCCGGTTCCGAGTTCATTCAATACGCAGGGTCTAATCCCTTCGGCCTGGGCCAGCCGAATTCCAAAGTCCTGTTCCAGCCTGGAAGCTGGTTCCGTTGCCGGATGAGCGGCCCCCTATCATTCTCTGGCCGCAGTTATGCGAATTTTGAATTGGATTTCCCAACTTTCTCATACACCGCAACCGGGGGGAACCCCACGTCCCTGGATACTTTGCAGATTACGGACGGCAAGCTTACGTTTGGTTTGTCCCGCATTAACATCAAAGGCGACATCCTGATCGCCGCGGCCGAGACTCTCCAGTTCCGCCAGGTTGTCTCCGGCGGCGCGGCCTGCAGCCTAAAATTTTACGGCACGACGCCCCAGACCATCGGCGGCGCCGGGACCCTGCTATTTCTAAACGACTCCACTAGCGTCTATGTCAACAACGCCGCCGGACTGACCATCAACCGGGTATTCCCGGTCGGGTATGACCTCGGCCTATTCGAAGGAATCGTGACCGCCAACGACACGCTGAAAATGTTGAGCGACCAGGCAGTACAGCGCACTAACGGCTATGTGGTAGGGAATCTGGCCCTGCATACGGCCATCGGCGCCACCACCAAGGATTTTCCGGTGGGCACGGCCAACGGTTACTCGCCGGTCAGCGTTACTTTCGGCGCCGTCGGCACCGCCGGCAGGCTGACCGCCCGGGCAGTTCAGGGCAGCCATCCCAACGTAAGCATTGCCGCTTTCACCCTGAAACGCTACTGGACATTGAACAATGACGGCATTCTGGCCTTTGACAACTATGAGGCGGTGTTCAACTATCTGACAGACGATTTTACTGCTTTCCTTTTTCCTGAGGATCCCAACGAAAACACTATGGTGGCCGGCAAGTACGACGCCGGCAACTGGACGTTCCCGACCATCGGCGCCCGGACTCCGGGCGGCACGGCCGACGGCGGCTCGGTGCAACTGACCGGATTGACCTCGTTCTCTGATTTCACTTTCGGCAAGAATTCAACCTCAATTGATGCAATCCCGCCGACCATAGTCTGGACCTCCCCAGCTGACGGGGACAGCAACGTTGCCCTAAATGAAAATGTGATCTATGCCTTCTCCGAGCCGATGGACACCGCCAGCTTTAAAGGTTACTCGGTTCCCGACCATGCGTTTACCAAGAGCTGGAATACGAACTTCGACACCCTGACCCTGACCCCGGATACGCTTTACGAGCTCAATACGACTTATGCTTTGATCTGCACTACCGGGACCGACCCGGCCGGGAATTTCCTAACGGCGCTTCCGGATAGTTTCATGTTCACCACCACCGGCGATACAATCAAGCCGGCCATAGTTTCGACCTCCCCGGCTAACGGAGCTACCAACGTTGCCCTAAATAAAAATGTGATCATTGCCTTCTCCGAGCCGATGGACACCGCCAGCTTTAAAGGTTACTCGGTTCCCGACCATGCGTTTACCAAGAGCTGGAATACGAACTTCGACACCCTGACCCTGACCCCGGATACGCTTTACGAATACAACACCGCCTATACCTTGGTCTACACTACTGGCACCGACCTGGCCGGGAATCCCCTGGCAGTGTTGCCGGACAGTTTTATGTTCACCACCATGCCCACCGGGGTGGAAGGGAAGCCCGGTGGGGTGAAACCCGGCTTCTTCCTGTCGCCGGTGGCACCCAACCCGGTGATGGCATCGGCCGAGTTCCGGTTCGGGCTGGCCCAAGACCAGCAGGTCAGCTTGGAGATCTACAACGTGCTGGGGCAAAAGGTAAAGACTCTAGCCGAAGGCCGGCTGGCATCCGGCAGCCAGACGGTCAAATGGAACGGGCGCGATGAGAACGGAAGGAACGTGCCTTCGGGCGTGTATGTCTACCGGCTCAAGGCCGGGGATAACACCTCCACCAGAAGATTCACTGTGATCCGGTAAAATAAGGATCTAAACGCCCTGCTTGTAAACGGCAGGGCGTTTTTTTAAATCCCCGGAAACAATGTTTCATTTTAACTCAAAATATCTGTAACTATTCAGCCACACTATTACCATCCGTTCCCCAGACTGACCGCATAAAGCATGTCCTGAGTCCTTCGATAAATTCAGGATAAATTCTATCGAAGGGGCGCATAAATCACAAAGTGCCTCCGCTGAAGCTATGGCACTCGAGGAAGATATAAATAAAAGCGTAAGCGGAATAAGTTTCTTAAATTGGAATTTGTGCGTGCCGAAACTGTGCCATTTTCATCATAAATCTTGAGCGGGTGTTGTTACCAGGCCTTCGGTCCAGGCTGGCACAGCCGATGCGCCAACCAGTTTTCGTACACTTTCGCCCAACGCTCAAGCCCAGGAATATATGCAGATTAAAGGCCGTCGGCCTTATCCTGTCGCACAACTCCATTATCTCTTTCTCATCCATTTTGTGTGTCCTCTGTGCCCCTACGGCACCGCTCAGGGCAAGCTTTTTTTGGCTGAATAGTAGTAACAAATATCCCAAAAAATATCTCAAAATATTGTTGACAAATCCTTTATTAATTAGTAAACTATTACGTTATGGCAACAATTTCGGACCTGGATACTGAGATCCTTAAGTCAAAAATTCATCCGGCTTACTGTTTTGTGGGCGAGGAGGAATATCTTAAGGGCCTATATATTCGAAAGATCGCTGGGGCTTTTCTGGGAACCAATGTGGAACACGGGCTGGAGGTGGTTTACGGCTCCGAGACCGACGCCAAAGACATCATCGACCGGGCCCAAAGCCTGGGCATCTTCGCCGAAAAACGGGCGCTGGTAGTCAGGGAGGTTGATGCGCTCTCACCCCAAAGCCGTAAGATCCTCTTGGAGCATCTGGGGAGTGAACCCTCGCCCGACGTCTGCCTGGTATTAAGCTCTTTCAAGCTTGACGCCAAGACTGCATTTTACCAGGAGCTTCAGGAAAGAACCGTCTTTGTTTCTTTTGATAGCCTGAAATCGGAAAGCCTGGTCAACTGGGTCATGGCCAAGGCCAAAGAGCTGGGCTGCAGGATCTCCCTGGCATCGGCCCAACTGCTGATCCAGATAACCGGACAGAGCCTGGGGCTTTTGGAACAGGAGTTGCTTAAAATTTCAACCTTCTTAGAGGGCCGGCCCGACCGGGAAATAAAGCCCGATCACATAAAAATGCTGGCCGGTGACACCAGCGAGGTGGGGGGATTCGAGCTGGCCGAGGCTTTGGCCAAAAAGGATCTGAAGCAGTCCCTGGCCCTTTTTCACAAAATGCTGAGGACCGGGGAAGACCCGGTAAAAATGCTATCCGGCATCAACCATAAGTTCAACACCCTGTGGCGGGTCAAGCTGATGCTGTCCCAAGGCCTTTCCCCGGAAGCCATGGGCCGCAAGATGCGGATCCATCCCTATGCCCTTAAAATGGCGATCCCCGCAGCCCAAAAAAGGACCGAAAAAGAATACTGGACTCTGTTCAATGGACTTTTCACCACCGAGTTAAAGCTGAAATCCGGATTCGGAGACCCCAGGACCGTGTTGCAACAGGCAATCTTCAAATTATCCAGCTAATCATTATTAAGAAAAGCAAAAATATGGCACAGGAAGTTCTGACCGGGAATGAAGGCATCGAAGAGCTGCAAAAGCTCTACGATGTCTTTACCAATAGGATCCGGCTGATCGACGAGAAGAAAGCGA
The DNA window shown above is from candidate division TA06 bacterium and carries:
- a CDS encoding phosphopentomutase yields the protein MMKRVILIVLDGCGVGELPDATDFGDQGSNTLGNISRAIPGGLALPNLQALGLGNITEIHGLPPNPSSKGCWGKLTERSPGKDSTFGHWEIAGLVAEKPLPTYPHGFPKEVIEPFKKAIGRNILANKVASGTEIIKDLGDEHVKTGLPIVYTSADSVFQITCHEDIVPLEQLYDWCQKARELLTGEHAVGRVIARPFTGVSGNYQRAGGHRRDLSLKPPRPTALDLIKNSGCQVIGVGKIHDLFSGQGLSQSIHTDDNQDGMQTILKTLPEFFRGLLMANLVDFDMSWGHRNDVQGFYQGLKDFDVWLPGLLKALTGGDILMITADHGNDPTTPSTDHSREYTPLLVFGPGIKSGIDLGTRKSFADIAATLAEIFDIKDTGQGASFLKQITI
- a CDS encoding Ig-like domain-containing protein, which produces MKRLLSLVSAVLLATAMPALAAVYAWNGAGGDLLWTNANNWTPARSAPNVGDTISFANGKSDTVTGIPTQTISTLMVGALTAVHLQSEAGARKTLTVGDSLCLAVRCQLNLNGAADTMTIFVAAGGVGQINGSMTFSGMAHKLNASDAGAIQFNIGSTFAQNCASSVFTNSGTANAIVFNAGSEFIQYAGSNPFGLGQPNSKVLFQPGSWFRCRMSGPLSFSGRSYANFELDFPTFSYTATGGNPTSLDTLQITDGKLTFGLSRINIKGDILIAAAETLQFRQVVSGGAACSLKFYGTTPQTIGGAGTLLFLNDSTSVYVNNAAGLTINRVFPVGYDLGLFEGIVTANDTLKMLSDQAVQRTNGYVVGNLALHTAIGATTKDFPVGTANGYSPVSVTFGAVGTAGRLTARAVQGSHPNVSIAAFTLKRYWTLNNDGILAFDNYEAVFNYLTDDFTAFLFPEDPNENTMVAGKYDAGNWTFPTIGARTPGGTADGGSVQLTGLTSFSDFTFGKNSTSIDAIPPTIVWTSPADGDSNVALNENVIYAFSEPMDTASFKGYSVPDHAFTKSWNTNFDTLTLTPDTLYELNTTYALICTTGTDPAGNFLTALPDSFMFTTTGDTIKPAIVSTSPANGATNVALNKNVIIAFSEPMDTASFKGYSVPDHAFTKSWNTNFDTLTLTPDTLYEYNTAYTLVYTTGTDLAGNPLAVLPDSFMFTTMPTGVEGKPGGVKPGFFLSPVAPNPVMASAEFRFGLAQDQQVSLEIYNVLGQKVKTLAEGRLASGSQTVKWNGRDENGRNVPSGVYVYRLKAGDNTSTRRFTVIR
- the holA gene encoding DNA polymerase III subunit delta, with the translated sequence MATISDLDTEILKSKIHPAYCFVGEEEYLKGLYIRKIAGAFLGTNVEHGLEVVYGSETDAKDIIDRAQSLGIFAEKRALVVREVDALSPQSRKILLEHLGSEPSPDVCLVLSSFKLDAKTAFYQELQERTVFVSFDSLKSESLVNWVMAKAKELGCRISLASAQLLIQITGQSLGLLEQELLKISTFLEGRPDREIKPDHIKMLAGDTSEVGGFELAEALAKKDLKQSLALFHKMLRTGEDPVKMLSGINHKFNTLWRVKLMLSQGLSPEAMGRKMRIHPYALKMAIPAAQKRTEKEYWTLFNGLFTTELKLKSGFGDPRTVLQQAIFKLSS